The following proteins come from a genomic window of Nostoc sp. ATCC 53789:
- a CDS encoding thermonuclease family protein, with protein MEKLTKPVRFWLCATIIFLGLIGCDRFVNTSGEPVERVSDGDTIVVKDSSGKNFTVRFACVDAPEIAHTNKEKQSKRTSDRNQFIWGVKAQERVQQLVQQGGDRVTLNITDSDRYGRKIAEVRLQNGTFVQQILLKEGLAKVYRPYLNKCPSKDLVQQAEAEAKEQRVGVWSDTKFVNPWEYRSLSKK; from the coding sequence ATGGAGAAATTAACTAAACCAGTGCGATTTTGGCTTTGTGCAACTATCATATTTTTGGGTTTGATAGGCTGCGATCGCTTTGTCAATACTTCTGGAGAACCAGTTGAGCGAGTGAGTGATGGCGATACTATAGTAGTTAAAGATAGCAGTGGTAAAAATTTTACCGTGCGCTTTGCTTGTGTAGATGCGCCCGAAATAGCCCATACCAACAAAGAAAAGCAGAGTAAACGCACTAGCGATCGCAATCAATTTATTTGGGGTGTGAAAGCCCAAGAACGTGTGCAACAACTGGTGCAACAAGGAGGCGATCGCGTGACTTTAAATATCACCGATAGCGATCGCTATGGACGCAAAATTGCCGAAGTCCGTTTACAAAATGGCACTTTTGTGCAGCAGATATTGTTAAAAGAAGGATTGGCAAAGGTATATCGTCCTTACTTAAACAAGTGTCCTAGTAAAGACTTAGTTCAACAAGCCGAAGCTGAAGCCAAGGAACAACGTGTTGGGGTTTGGAGTGACACTAAATTTGTTAATCCTTGGGAATATCGCAGCCTATCAAAAAAATAA